Proteins encoded by one window of Vitis vinifera cultivar Pinot Noir 40024 chromosome 10, ASM3070453v1:
- the LOC100854782 gene encoding uncharacterized protein LOC100854782, producing MADTNYTKQKKRIEKLYEALKKETPYVAKVCGDQPPKYPLQRISKSHNNTFLHLAIRFKQKDLVNELLQKLTADGCHPLSNIKNDEGNTILHQLASSNTMKDVAEKMVERYQVEDPMLLIARNDLGETPIFGAARYGQIEMFKFLAVNMDLNNRSAREVKRHLQRDDKRTVLHISVTTECFDLALIIARIYPCLIEEKDLDSMTALQYLACNPSAFGKNTKMRPGVMEELMITLDPFKELGNNLKKIFNMCTSKDNTWNGDTSMKSYKRCSPTLQRLTKLLVEKDASWHASIDSQEAVPSNNEGLKIEEHSSELFSKIDGQQSKIEEHSFELLLKKYGQESRKMEGQNPQKIEGQNSNKCKKSNETPLFLATISNIKEIVEEILLYHPMELEHTNNEGMNILQVAILHQDEEIFDMLVKSEVFPRRLFLATDNQGNSLLHMVSQNSQASEKMQNPAFQLRNQLMLFQDVKKACKMHLTEPLNNDQKTAEELFAASNENLHKDAQEWLRATTENCTILSVFIATVAFAAAYTVPGGPNQETGIPILKGKSLFVVFIMADVISLTFALTSVGIFLSILTSTFPLQHFETYLLKKLTLGIKFMVFSVSMMAVAFGATIVLIMTHNWESVFWYVVAFLPVPIFFLSYSPLRSAVLMRSTELVKKFVPILLLPFSFPTYGAKKGLLWTMKKFQIYGNNIQPRQPTAAPCTRV from the exons ATGGCGGATACCAATTacaccaaacaaaagaaacgcaTTGAAAAATTGTACGaagctttgaaaaaagaaaCCCCGTATGTGGCCAAAGTCTGCGGTGATCAGCCTCCTAAATACCCATTGCAGAGAATTAGTAAGAGTCACAACAACACATTCCTTCATCTGGCCATTCGCTTCAAACAAAAGGATCTAGTAAACGAGTTACTGCAAAAGTTGACCGCAGACGGCTGCCATCCACTTTCCAATATCAAAAACGACGAAGGCAACACTATACTCCACCAACTAGCCTCCAGTAATACCATGAAAGATGTAGCAGAGAAGATGGTGGAGAGATATCAGGTCGAAGATCCGATGTTGCTAATTGCGCGTAACGACTTAGGAGAGACGCCTATTTTTGGTGCAGCCCGCTATGGTCAAATTGAAATGTTTAAGTTTCTGGCTGTGAACATGGATTTAAACAACAGGAGTGCACGAGAAGTTAAACGCCATTTGCAGAGGGATGATAAAAGAACAGTTCTTCATATTTCCGTCACCACTGAGTGTTTTG acTTGGCCCTCATCATTGCGAGGATCTACCCAtgtttaattgaagaaaaagatCTTGATTCAATGACTGCTCTTCAATATCTCGCATGCAATCCAAGTGCATTtgggaaaaatacaaaaatgagaCCAGGAGTCATGGAGGAACTTATGATCACGTTAGATCCATTTAAAGAGCTCGGGAATAACCTCAAGAAGATATTCAATA tGTGTACCAGCAAAGATAACACCTGGAATGGTGATACCAGCATGAAAAGTTATAAAAG ATGCTCTCCGACACTTCAAAGACTCACCAAGCTTTTGGTAGAGAAGGATGCTTCATGGCATGCTAGTATTGATTCTCAAGAAGCTGTCCCAAGTAACAATGAGGGGTTGAAAATAGAAGAACATTCTTCtgaattgttctcaaaaatagaTGGACAACAATCGAAAATAGAAGAACACTCCTTTGAATTGCTTCTGAAAAAATATGGACAAGAGTCTCGAAAAATGGAAGGACAAAACCCTCAAAAAATTGAAGGGCAAAACTCCAACAAGTGTAAGAAGAGCAATGAAACTCCATTATTTTTGGCAACAATATCAAACATTAAAGAGATTGTCGAAGAAATACTCTTATATCATCCTATGGAGCTTGAGCATACTAATAACGAGGGAATGAACATATTACAAGTGGCAATCCTTCATCAAGATGAAGAAATTTTTGATATGTTGGTAAAGTCTGAAGTGTTTCCAAGAAGACTATTTTTAGCTACAGATAACCAAGGAAACTCCTTACTACATATGGTTAGCCAAAATAGTCAAGCCAGTGAAAAGATGCAAAATCCTGCATTCCAGCTACGAAACCAGTTGATGCTCTTTCAG GACGTGAAGAAAGCCTGTAAGATGCATTTGACCGAGCCTCTCAACAACGATCAAAAGACTGCTGAAGAATTATTTGCTGCTTCTAATGAAAATCTCCATAAAGACGCCCAGGAATGGCTAAGGGCTACCACTGAGAATTGCACCATTCTTTCTGTTTTCATAGCCACTGTTGCCTTCGCAGCAGCCTACACGGTACCAGGAGGTCCTAATCAAGAAACCGGCATTCCAATCCTTAAAGGTAAATCCTTGTTTGTGGTTTTCATTATGGCTGATGTGATCTCCCTCACTTTCGCTTTGACATCTGTGGGTATATTTCTATCCATCCTTACATCCACATTTCCACTACAACACTTCGAAACCTATCTTCTTAAGAAGCTGACGCtgggaattaaatttatggtCTTCTCGGTCTCAATGATGGCGGTGGCGTTTGGAGCCACTATAGTTTTGATCATGACACATAATTGGGAAAGTGTCTTTTGGTATGTGGTTGCATTTCTTCCTGttcccattttctttctctcatattCACCTCTACGTTCAGCAGTCCTGATGCGCAGCACAGAATTGGTCAAAAAATTTGTTCCAATTCTCCTTCTCCCCTTTTCATTTCCCACTTATGGGGCTAAAAAAGGACTCCTCTGGACCATGAAAAAGTTTCAGATTTATGGGAATAATATCCAACCACGTCAGCCAACTGCAGCTCCTTGTACTCGagtttga